The following coding sequences lie in one Vibrio casei genomic window:
- the yihI gene encoding Der GTPase-activating protein YihI, producing the protein MSRNKKSRKPGSTGSEEVIVTRNRSASDVEGRLRKRVNKRKGLKSGSRHSDGSNEGNSGNRGQMKDPRHGSKKLIPLVVEAKAKPSKQQRKVNAQQELELIQNDPQLNVLIDRLDNGEKLGAGLQNYVDQKLDRLEILMKQLGIYDEEDAELEPNSEDEFKQEMRSKKSKKPASDDDLLSQFEDLDLNDFK; encoded by the coding sequence ATGTCTCGTAATAAAAAATCTAGAAAGCCAGGCTCAACAGGTTCTGAAGAAGTGATTGTTACCCGTAATCGTTCTGCATCAGATGTAGAAGGTCGTTTACGTAAGCGTGTGAATAAGCGTAAAGGCTTAAAGTCAGGAAGTCGTCATTCAGATGGTTCAAATGAAGGCAATTCTGGCAACAGAGGCCAAATGAAAGATCCTCGCCATGGCAGCAAAAAACTTATTCCGCTTGTTGTTGAAGCGAAAGCCAAACCGAGCAAGCAGCAGCGTAAAGTTAACGCGCAACAAGAGTTAGAACTTATTCAGAATGATCCACAGTTGAACGTGTTGATTGATCGTTTGGATAATGGTGAAAAATTAGGCGCTGGTTTACAAAATTATGTAGATCAAAAGTTGGATCGATTAGAGATTTTAATGAAACAACTTGGCATCTATGATGAAGAAGACGCTGAATTGGAACCAAATTCTGAAGATGAGTTCAAACAAGAAATGCGTTCTAAAAAATCGAAAAAACCAGCTTCAGATGATGATTTGTTATCTCAATTTGAAGACTTAGATCTTAACGATTTTAAATAA
- a CDS encoding DUF2489 domain-containing protein produces the protein MSIVLLSIAGAIVIVALASYAGFLLVKVKKQKRLIQIQQQKAIEKRNVNIFENVYTLCMAGMQQQCDLSEIVIRVYCIMDYVQGEDRIDFSVNFPAIYELYNIVKDMARGEERQKLAKQVRMKQTLERQKAEARLSNEILKELADLKERITPLNNQIPIKMM, from the coding sequence ATGTCAATTGTATTGCTATCTATTGCAGGAGCGATCGTTATTGTTGCTTTAGCCAGCTATGCTGGTTTTTTACTGGTTAAGGTGAAAAAACAAAAACGATTGATTCAAATTCAACAGCAAAAAGCCATTGAGAAGCGTAACGTTAATATTTTTGAAAATGTTTACACCTTGTGCATGGCAGGAATGCAACAGCAGTGTGACTTATCAGAAATTGTCATTCGTGTGTATTGCATCATGGATTATGTTCAAGGGGAAGATCGAATCGATTTTTCTGTTAATTTTCCAGCTATTTATGAGCTGTATAATATCGTTAAAGATATGGCTCGTGGTGAAGAACGTCAGAAATTGGCAAAACAAGTTCGTATGAAGCAAACCTTAGAACGCCAAAAAGCCGAAGCACGTTTAAGCAATGAAATCTTAAAAGAACTAGCGGATTTAAAAGAAAGAATCACTCCCTTGAATAATCAAATTCCCATTAAAATGATGTAG
- the hemN gene encoding oxygen-independent coproporphyrinogen III oxidase: protein MLKEQIVWDQAMLEKYNYSGPRYTSYPTAVEFHEAFTISDLDMACADYPERPLSLYIHIPFCHKLCYYCGCNKVITRHQHKADDYLQVLIQEIRERAPLINQRQVSQLHFGGGTPTFLSKIQMTRIMTALRSEFHFTSDAEISIEVDPREIELDMLDHLRLEGFNRLSIGVQDFDKEVQKLVNREQEEDFIVQMVSRAKDLGFRSTNLDLIYGLPKQTLVTFSNTLEKVLAMKPGRLSIFNYAHMPQLFAAQAKLKEEHMPSAEQKMEILQYTINTLTVAGYQFIGMDHFALPDDELAVAQRAGVLHRNFQGYTTQGDCDLIGFGVSAISMVGNSYAQNQKELKKYYAQVDEQRQALWRGVVLDQDDLIRREVIKQLICNFTLDKVWVEKHFSLNFEQYFQEDLGLLQTFVDDELVEVNESHITVTLRGRLLIRNICMCFDKYLRSRARQQQFSRVI from the coding sequence ATGTTGAAAGAACAAATTGTTTGGGATCAAGCTATGCTAGAGAAATACAATTACTCTGGCCCGCGTTATACCTCTTATCCAACGGCTGTTGAATTCCACGAAGCTTTTACGATTTCTGATCTTGACATGGCATGTGCCGATTACCCTGAACGCCCATTGTCCCTTTATATCCATATTCCCTTTTGTCATAAGCTTTGTTATTACTGCGGTTGTAATAAAGTGATTACACGCCATCAACATAAAGCGGATGATTATTTACAAGTTCTTATCCAAGAAATCCGTGAACGAGCCCCCTTGATTAATCAACGACAAGTGAGCCAGCTTCATTTTGGTGGTGGAACGCCGACCTTTTTGAGCAAAATTCAGATGACTCGTATTATGACGGCGCTAAGATCCGAGTTTCATTTTACGTCGGACGCAGAAATTAGTATTGAAGTTGACCCACGTGAAATTGAATTGGATATGTTGGATCACTTACGCTTAGAAGGTTTTAACCGTTTGAGTATTGGTGTGCAAGACTTTGATAAAGAAGTACAAAAACTGGTTAACCGTGAGCAAGAGGAAGACTTTATTGTTCAGATGGTGTCTCGGGCAAAAGATCTAGGGTTTCGCTCGACCAATCTAGATTTAATTTATGGTTTACCCAAGCAAACATTGGTGACCTTCTCAAATACGCTTGAAAAAGTCTTAGCGATGAAACCGGGGCGTTTATCGATATTTAATTATGCGCATATGCCACAACTATTTGCGGCTCAAGCAAAATTGAAAGAAGAACACATGCCTTCGGCTGAGCAAAAAATGGAAATTTTACAATATACCATTAACACATTAACGGTGGCAGGTTACCAGTTCATTGGTATGGATCATTTTGCCTTACCGGATGATGAGTTGGCGGTTGCGCAAAGAGCGGGTGTATTGCATCGTAATTTTCAAGGTTATACCACACAGGGCGATTGTGACTTAATTGGTTTTGGTGTTTCAGCGATTTCTATGGTCGGTAATAGTTACGCACAGAATCAAAAAGAATTGAAAAAATATTACGCTCAAGTGGATGAGCAGCGTCAAGCATTGTGGCGAGGTGTTGTATTGGATCAAGATGATCTTATTCGCCGTGAAGTGATCAAACAACTAATCTGTAATTTTACATTAGATAAAGTGTGGGTTGAAAAGCACTTTTCTTTAAATTTTGAACAATATTTTCAAGAAGATCTTGGTTTGTTACAAACGTTCGTTGATGATGAATTGGTCGAGGTGAATGAATCTCACATTACGGTAACATTACGAGGTCGTTTATTGATTCGTAACATTTGTATGTGTTTTGATAAGTATTTACGCAGTCGAGCGAGGCAACAGCAATTTTCTCGGGTGATTTAG
- a CDS encoding EAL domain-containing protein — protein sequence MTIISEWVETQYQADILKKLGCQQAQGFLYSHPCPLDEWANFVS from the coding sequence ATTACGATTATTTCTGAATGGGTTGAGACTCAATATCAAGCAGATATATTAAAGAAGTTAGGCTGTCAGCAAGCGCAAGGTTTCCTATACAGCCATCCTTGTCCATTAGATGAATGGGCTAATTTTGTTAGCTAA
- the glnG gene encoding nitrogen regulation protein NR(I), translated as MSKGFVWVVDDDSSIRWVLEKTLSSANIHCETFADAESVLLSLERETPDVLISDIRMSGMDGLTLLKQIQGSHPDLPVIIMTAHSDLDAAVNAYQTGAFEYLPKPFDIDETLTLVERAITHSHDQRKTTPTEDVIQSVTPEILGEAPAMQEVFRAIGRLSRSSISVLINGESGTGKELVAHALHRHSPRSKKPFIALNMAAIPKDLIESELFGHEKGAFTGANAVRQGRFEQANGGTLFLDEIGDMPLDIQTRLLRVLADGQFYRVGGHSPVSVDVRIIAATHQNLEKLVNQGDFREDLFHRLNVIRVHIPALRERRQDIEKLASHFLARAADELEVDVKTLHVTTIEKLTTLPWPGNVRQLENICRWLTVMASGSEVLPNDLPSELVNEKRHSSSEQGTGSWQQLLASWAQQALVRGESELLNIAQPEFERILLQTALNHTNGHKQDAAKLLGWGRNTLTRKLKELDIP; from the coding sequence ATGAGTAAAGGATTTGTATGGGTCGTGGATGATGACAGCTCAATCCGATGGGTATTAGAGAAAACACTATCTTCTGCCAATATACATTGCGAAACCTTCGCCGATGCAGAAAGTGTTTTATTATCACTAGAAAGAGAAACCCCTGATGTTTTAATCTCTGATATTCGCATGTCAGGCATGGACGGATTAACCTTGTTAAAACAAATCCAAGGTAGTCATCCCGATCTGCCCGTGATCATCATGACAGCCCATTCTGATCTCGATGCTGCCGTCAATGCTTATCAAACTGGCGCATTTGAATATTTACCAAAACCTTTTGATATTGATGAAACCTTAACATTGGTTGAACGAGCAATAACTCATAGCCACGACCAAAGGAAAACCACACCAACAGAAGACGTGATTCAATCGGTAACACCTGAAATTTTAGGGGAAGCCCCTGCCATGCAGGAAGTATTTCGCGCGATTGGCCGCTTGTCTCGCTCTTCGATTTCCGTATTAATTAATGGAGAATCAGGCACAGGTAAAGAACTCGTGGCTCATGCACTACACCGCCATAGCCCTCGTTCAAAGAAACCTTTTATCGCGCTCAATATGGCAGCTATCCCTAAAGATTTAATTGAATCAGAGTTATTTGGTCATGAAAAAGGTGCATTTACAGGGGCGAATGCCGTTAGACAAGGGCGGTTTGAGCAAGCTAATGGCGGAACCCTTTTCTTAGATGAAATAGGCGATATGCCACTTGATATTCAAACACGATTACTTCGAGTTCTCGCCGATGGACAATTTTATCGTGTCGGCGGCCACTCACCTGTGAGCGTCGATGTGCGTATTATCGCCGCAACGCATCAAAATTTAGAAAAGTTAGTGAACCAAGGAGATTTTCGAGAAGATTTATTTCACCGACTGAACGTTATACGAGTGCACATCCCTGCATTACGCGAGCGTCGCCAAGATATCGAGAAACTGGCAAGCCATTTTCTCGCTCGTGCAGCAGACGAATTAGAAGTAGATGTGAAAACATTACACGTTACCACCATAGAAAAATTAACCACACTTCCATGGCCCGGTAATGTACGGCAACTTGAAAACATTTGTCGATGGTTAACCGTTATGGCAAGTGGAAGCGAAGTTCTGCCCAATGATCTCCCTTCAGAATTAGTTAATGAAAAACGCCATTCAAGTAGCGAACAGGGAACCGGTTCTTGGCAACAACTGCTCGCCTCATGGGCTCAACAAGCTTTAGTTCGCGGGGAGTCTGAGTTACTGAATATTGCCCAACCAGAATTTGAACGCATATTATTGCAAACCGCACTCAATCACACCAATGGGCACAAACAAGATGCTGCAAAATTGTTAGGATGGGGGAGAAACACACTCACAAGAAAACTCAAAGAACTCGATATTCCGTAG
- the glnL gene encoding nitrogen regulation protein NR(II) gives MTLSSDESNALSTAILSNLVTATLLLDDKLTIYYANPSAEQLFSQSAKRLQRQPLSGLIQHASMDLALFTQPLQSGQSITDSDVTFVINGKPILLEVTASALSLTANNTNQLMLLVEIRKIDSQRRLSQELNQHAQQQAAKLLVRGLAHEIKNPLGGLRGAAQLLGRMLPDPNLNEYTQIIIEQADRLRALVDRLLGPQKPGKKIPVNLHEVLEKARQLVELEFGHQVVIERDYDPSMPHIVMDADQVEQAFLNITSNAAQILSSQPNGTITIRTRTVYQANIHGHRHKLVARIEISDNGPGISSELQDTLFYPMVSGREGGTGLGLSISQNIIDQHNGKIDVESWPGHTVFTIYLPIQTA, from the coding sequence ATGACACTGTCTTCTGACGAAAGTAATGCACTATCAACGGCTATCTTAAGCAATTTAGTCACGGCGACTTTATTGCTCGATGACAAGCTGACCATTTATTACGCTAACCCTTCCGCTGAACAATTATTTTCTCAAAGTGCCAAAAGATTACAGCGCCAGCCACTATCTGGGTTAATTCAACACGCTTCCATGGATTTAGCGCTATTCACGCAACCACTGCAAAGTGGTCAAAGCATTACTGACAGCGACGTCACCTTTGTGATCAATGGTAAACCAATATTGCTCGAGGTCACGGCAAGCGCCTTATCCTTAACAGCCAATAATACGAATCAATTAATGTTATTGGTTGAAATCCGGAAAATTGACTCACAACGTCGTCTGAGCCAAGAGCTGAACCAACATGCTCAACAACAAGCGGCAAAATTACTCGTTCGTGGATTAGCACATGAAATTAAAAACCCACTAGGAGGGCTACGCGGGGCCGCACAATTGCTAGGAAGAATGCTGCCTGATCCTAACTTAAACGAATACACTCAAATTATCATCGAACAAGCCGATAGACTTAGAGCATTAGTAGATCGCTTACTCGGACCGCAAAAACCGGGAAAGAAAATCCCAGTCAATCTGCATGAAGTATTAGAAAAAGCTCGCCAGTTGGTCGAACTCGAATTTGGCCACCAAGTGGTTATCGAGCGTGATTATGATCCAAGCATGCCTCACATTGTGATGGATGCGGATCAAGTTGAGCAAGCCTTTCTCAATATCACCAGTAATGCGGCGCAAATACTTTCGAGCCAACCCAATGGCACCATCACTATCCGTACTCGAACCGTTTATCAAGCAAACATTCATGGCCACCGACATAAACTGGTTGCCAGAATAGAAATTAGTGATAACGGCCCAGGGATTTCAAGCGAATTACAAGACACCTTGTTTTATCCCATGGTCAGTGGGCGTGAAGGAGGAACTGGGCTAGGGCTCTCTATTTCACAAAATATTATCGATCAACACAACGGAAAAATAGACGTTGAAAGTTGGCCTGGTCACACCGTTTTCACCATTTATCTACCAATTCAAACTGCGTGA
- a CDS encoding DUF4124 domain-containing protein — MKYLYQLLLFTSFMSSSPLLATEVYKWTDKQGVLHFSDTPPPKQVKNEEKLKLPDIKAPAPAPQYSAKSDVNKPLSDVDKLKEQHNTPNKASQMADSSTPAVLPNAEPQIAKPTVPKKITVTINNLVEDQTIRSNRGLMTIQAVINRHLDIGEQLQLLLDTQPYGAPQTKPLWELKNINRGTHTFSINIVENGKVIASSHPITVHLHRTTVK; from the coding sequence ATGAAATATTTATATCAGCTCCTTTTATTTACCTCCTTTATGTCGAGCTCTCCATTACTGGCAACTGAAGTTTATAAATGGACAGATAAGCAAGGTGTCTTACATTTCAGTGATACTCCGCCTCCCAAGCAAGTGAAAAATGAAGAGAAACTGAAACTGCCCGACATTAAAGCCCCTGCGCCAGCGCCTCAATATAGCGCTAAATCAGATGTGAATAAGCCACTATCTGATGTGGATAAACTAAAGGAGCAGCATAATACGCCAAATAAGGCTTCACAGATGGCAGACAGTTCAACCCCAGCAGTCCTACCGAACGCTGAACCTCAAATAGCAAAGCCAACCGTACCGAAAAAAATCACCGTCACGATTAACAATTTAGTAGAAGATCAAACCATACGCAGCAACCGAGGCTTGATGACCATACAGGCCGTAATAAACCGCCACTTAGACATTGGTGAGCAATTACAATTACTCCTCGATACGCAACCTTATGGGGCCCCACAAACCAAACCATTGTGGGAACTAAAAAATATCAACCGAGGAACACACACTTTTTCAATCAACATTGTCGAAAACGGCAAGGTTATTGCATCATCTCATCCAATCACGGTGCACTTACATAGAACAACCGTAAAGTAG
- the glnA gene encoding glutamate--ammonia ligase: MSVENVLSLIAENEVKFVDLRFTDTIGKEQHISIPAHQVDADFFEDGKMFDGSSVAGWKGINESDMVMMPDPSSAVLDPFTEDATLNIRCDILEPATMQGYDRDPRSIAKRAEDFMRSAGFADTVLVGPEPEFFLFDDVKFGNEMSGSFFKIDDVEAAWNTGTEYEGGNKGHRPGVKGGYFPVAPVDSSQDIRSAMCLIMEEMGLVVEAHHHEVATAGQNEIATRFNTLTEKADEIQIYKYVVHNVAHAYGKTATFMPKPLVGDNGSGMHVHMSLNKDGVNLFAGDKYGGLSEMALYYIGGIIKHARAINAFANPSTNSYKRLVPGYEAPVMLAYSARNRSASIRIPVVPSPKARRIEARFPDPAANPYLSFAALLMAGLDGIKNKIHPGDAMDKDLYDLPAEEAAEIPKVAESLEIALKALDEDRAFLTSGSVFSDDFIDSYIKLKSKDVERVNMAVHPLEFELYYSV; this comes from the coding sequence ATGTCAGTTGAAAACGTACTTTCTCTAATCGCTGAAAATGAAGTTAAGTTTGTTGATTTACGCTTTACCGACACTATAGGTAAAGAACAGCATATTTCTATTCCTGCACACCAAGTAGATGCTGACTTCTTTGAAGACGGTAAAATGTTCGACGGCTCTTCTGTCGCTGGTTGGAAAGGCATTAATGAATCTGACATGGTGATGATGCCAGATCCATCAAGTGCAGTATTAGACCCATTTACAGAAGACGCAACGCTCAATATTCGTTGTGACATTCTTGAACCTGCAACGATGCAAGGTTACGATCGCGATCCACGCTCTATCGCAAAACGTGCCGAAGACTTTATGCGCTCAGCGGGCTTTGCTGACACCGTGCTTGTAGGTCCAGAACCAGAATTCTTCCTATTTGATGATGTTAAATTTGGCAACGAAATGTCAGGTTCATTCTTCAAAATTGATGACGTAGAAGCTGCTTGGAATACAGGTACTGAATACGAAGGCGGTAACAAAGGCCACCGTCCTGGCGTTAAAGGTGGTTACTTCCCAGTCGCACCCGTTGATTCATCTCAAGATATTCGTTCTGCAATGTGTTTAATCATGGAAGAAATGGGTCTTGTGGTTGAAGCTCACCACCACGAAGTGGCAACAGCCGGTCAAAACGAAATCGCCACTCGTTTTAATACCTTGACTGAAAAAGCAGATGAGATTCAAATCTATAAGTATGTTGTTCATAACGTTGCTCATGCATACGGTAAAACAGCGACTTTCATGCCGAAGCCATTAGTTGGTGATAATGGGTCTGGCATGCACGTTCACATGTCTCTTAATAAAGATGGTGTTAACCTATTTGCTGGCGATAAGTACGGCGGCCTATCTGAAATGGCACTTTACTACATCGGTGGTATCATTAAGCATGCGCGCGCAATTAACGCCTTTGCTAATCCATCGACTAACTCATACAAACGTCTTGTACCTGGATATGAAGCGCCAGTTATGCTTGCATACTCTGCTCGTAACCGTTCGGCATCCATTCGTATTCCAGTCGTACCAAGCCCTAAAGCTCGTCGTATTGAAGCGCGCTTCCCAGATCCAGCGGCTAACCCATATTTATCGTTTGCTGCGCTATTGATGGCTGGTCTTGACGGTATTAAGAACAAGATTCACCCTGGTGATGCTATGGATAAAGACTTGTACGACCTACCGGCTGAAGAAGCAGCAGAGATCCCGAAAGTGGCTGAGTCTCTAGAAATCGCGTTGAAAGCACTAGATGAAGACCGTGCATTCTTAACCTCTGGTAGTGTATTCTCTGATGATTTCATTGATTCTTACATCAAACTGAAATCTAAAGATGTTGAGCGCGTTAATATGGCCGTTCACCCACTTGAATTTGAACTGTATTACTCTGTTTAA
- the typA gene encoding translational GTPase TypA, translating to MTTPQIDKLRNIAIIAHVDHGKTTLVDKLLQQSGTLESRGEAEERVMDSNDIEKERGITILAKNTAINWNDYRINIVDTPGHADFGGEVERIMSMVDSVLLIVDAVDGPMPQTRFVTQKAFSHGLKPIVVINKVDRPGARPDWVMDQIFDLFDNLGATDEQLDFKVVYASALNGWASMDEGEVCENMEALFQAIVDNVECPSVDVDGALQMQVSQLDYNSYVGVIGVCRVTRGSVKPNQQVTIVGADGKKRNGKVGTVLGYMGLNRTEVDQAFAGDIIAITGLGELKISDTICDVNTVEAMKPLSVDEPTVTMTFQVNNSPFAGKEGKFVTSRNILERLEKELVHNVALRVEETDSPDRFRVSGRGELHLSILIENMRREGYELAVSRPEVIIKEEDGQKTEPFETVTIDVVEEHQGAIMESIGIRKGELTDMAPDGKGRVRMDFMMPSRGLIGFQTEFLTMTSGSGLIYHSFDHYGPYKGGVIGQRANGVLISNGMGKAVTYSLFNLQDRGRLFAEHGDEVYEGQVIGIHNRNNDLTINCLRGKQLTNVRASGTDEAQTLSPAIKFTLEQALEFIDDDELVEVTPESIRIRKRHLSENERKRAGRAPK from the coding sequence ATGACTACTCCACAGATTGATAAGTTAAGAAATATCGCGATTATCGCGCACGTTGACCACGGTAAAACCACCTTGGTTGATAAGCTTTTACAGCAATCGGGTACACTTGAATCTCGTGGTGAAGCTGAAGAGCGCGTCATGGATTCAAATGACATCGAAAAAGAGCGCGGTATTACCATTCTAGCTAAAAACACGGCAATCAACTGGAATGATTACCGTATCAATATCGTAGACACTCCAGGACACGCCGATTTCGGTGGTGAAGTGGAGCGTATCATGTCTATGGTCGATTCTGTGCTTCTTATCGTTGATGCGGTTGATGGCCCAATGCCTCAAACTCGTTTCGTAACTCAAAAAGCATTCTCACACGGTTTAAAACCAATCGTTGTTATCAACAAAGTTGACCGTCCTGGCGCTCGTCCTGATTGGGTTATGGATCAAATTTTTGATTTGTTTGATAACTTAGGCGCAACCGATGAACAACTCGACTTTAAAGTCGTTTATGCATCAGCATTGAATGGCTGGGCATCGATGGATGAAGGCGAAGTTTGCGAAAACATGGAAGCACTATTCCAAGCTATTGTTGATAACGTTGAATGCCCAAGTGTTGATGTTGATGGCGCACTGCAAATGCAAGTATCCCAACTAGATTATAACTCTTATGTTGGTGTTATCGGTGTATGCCGCGTTACTCGTGGTAGCGTTAAACCAAATCAACAAGTGACTATTGTTGGCGCTGACGGTAAGAAACGTAACGGTAAAGTCGGTACAGTGCTTGGCTATATGGGCCTTAATCGTACTGAAGTTGACCAAGCGTTTGCTGGTGATATCATCGCAATTACAGGTTTAGGTGAACTGAAAATTTCAGACACTATCTGTGATGTAAATACAGTTGAGGCGATGAAACCACTTTCTGTTGATGAGCCAACAGTCACCATGACTTTCCAAGTAAACAACTCTCCGTTTGCTGGTAAAGAAGGTAAGTTCGTGACGTCTCGTAATATCCTTGAGCGTCTTGAAAAAGAATTAGTTCATAACGTTGCACTGCGTGTTGAAGAAACCGATAGCCCAGACCGTTTCCGCGTTTCTGGTCGTGGTGAACTTCACCTTTCTATTCTGATTGAAAACATGCGTCGTGAAGGTTACGAGCTTGCAGTATCACGCCCTGAAGTAATTATTAAAGAAGAAGACGGACAAAAAACAGAACCGTTTGAAACCGTAACCATTGATGTAGTTGAAGAGCATCAAGGCGCAATCATGGAAAGTATCGGTATCCGTAAGGGTGAATTAACCGATATGGCACCGGATGGTAAAGGCCGTGTTCGTATGGATTTCATGATGCCTTCTCGTGGTCTTATTGGCTTCCAAACAGAATTCTTAACCATGACTTCTGGTTCAGGTTTAATCTACCACTCATTCGATCACTACGGCCCTTATAAAGGCGGCGTGATTGGTCAACGTGCAAACGGTGTACTTATCTCGAATGGTATGGGTAAAGCGGTAACGTATTCTTTATTCAACCTTCAAGATCGTGGCCGTTTATTTGCTGAGCACGGTGATGAAGTGTATGAAGGTCAAGTTATCGGTATCCATAACCGTAATAACGATTTAACCATCAACTGTCTTCGTGGTAAGCAGTTAACGAACGTTCGTGCATCTGGTACTGATGAAGCTCAAACGCTTTCTCCAGCAATCAAGTTTACGCTAGAGCAAGCACTAGAATTCATCGATGATGATGAGTTAGTAGAAGTAACACCAGAAAGCATCCGTATCCGTAAGCGTCATTTGAGTGAAAATGAGCGTAAACGTGCGGGTCGTGCTCCTAAATAA
- a CDS encoding virulence factor BrkB family protein — protein sequence MEKKISIILHYFSHLKDRVIHDRLAVNAGYMAYITLLSLVPLLTVVVTALSKFPVFEGISHQIQDFAFENFVPAAGDAVKEALNTFISNTSGMSAVGGAFVFITAMLLISTIDKNLNFIWRVQRKRRLVYSFSMYWMVLTLGPIFIGSSLALSSYITSERMISQEVVSGIYRVLPIMLSILAFVGLYILVPNIKVKIRHALTGAIVSGLLFELSKKAFAMYITAFPSYELIYGALAAIPILFVWIYLCWFIVLIGAEVTASLGERDEWYNEEPYHPIVQFKEKFKKRNDL from the coding sequence ATGGAAAAAAAAATCAGTATTATTTTACATTACTTTTCTCATCTTAAAGATAGAGTTATACATGATCGATTAGCGGTTAATGCAGGTTATATGGCCTATATTACTTTATTGTCTTTAGTACCTTTATTGACGGTTGTCGTGACTGCATTATCCAAATTTCCTGTTTTTGAAGGGATCAGTCACCAAATACAAGATTTTGCTTTTGAAAACTTTGTTCCTGCCGCGGGAGATGCCGTTAAAGAAGCTCTGAATACTTTCATTTCGAATACATCCGGAATGAGTGCAGTTGGTGGTGCCTTTGTTTTTATTACCGCAATGTTATTGATTTCAACCATTGATAAAAATTTAAACTTCATTTGGCGTGTACAACGCAAGCGTCGCTTGGTGTATTCTTTTTCGATGTATTGGATGGTATTAACGCTTGGTCCTATTTTCATTGGTTCTAGCTTAGCATTAAGTTCTTACATTACTTCGGAGCGAATGATTAGCCAGGAAGTTGTCAGTGGTATTTATCGTGTTTTACCTATCATGTTGTCGATTTTAGCGTTTGTTGGGCTTTATATATTAGTGCCTAATATTAAAGTAAAAATACGCCATGCTCTCACGGGGGCTATCGTATCGGGTCTCTTGTTTGAATTATCAAAAAAAGCGTTTGCGATGTACATCACCGCGTTTCCTTCTTATGAGTTAATCTATGGTGCCTTGGCCGCAATCCCTATCTTATTTGTATGGATTTATTTGTGCTGGTTTATTGTGTTAATTGGCGCTGAAGTGACAGCAAGTTTAGGGGAAAGAGATGAATGGTATAATGAAGAACCTTACCATCCGATCGTACAATTCAAAGAAAAATTTAAAAAAAGGAATGATTTGTGA
- the dtd gene encoding D-aminoacyl-tRNA deacylase — protein MIALIQRVSEASVKVDGETVGEIQKGLLVLLGVEKEDDEVKAKRLVERVLGYRIFEDDAGKMNLNVQQAGGSVLVVSQFTLPADTKKGTRPSFSKGADPKDAELWYDYFSSRCRETGITTENGRFAADMKVSLVNDGPVTFWLQV, from the coding sequence GTGATCGCCCTTATCCAAAGAGTAAGTGAAGCCAGTGTTAAAGTTGATGGTGAAACGGTTGGTGAAATACAAAAAGGCTTGTTAGTGCTTCTTGGGGTCGAAAAAGAGGACGATGAAGTGAAAGCTAAACGCTTAGTCGAGCGGGTGCTAGGTTATCGAATCTTTGAAGATGATGCCGGTAAAATGAACTTAAATGTTCAACAAGCTGGTGGTAGTGTGTTGGTGGTGTCTCAATTCACTTTACCTGCCGATACAAAAAAAGGCACTCGCCCGAGTTTTTCTAAAGGTGCAGACCCTAAAGATGCGGAGCTTTGGTATGACTATTTTTCAAGCCGTTGCCGCGAGACGGGTATCACCACTGAAAATGGTCGTTTTGCGGCAGATATGAAAGTCTCCTTAGTGAATGATGGCCCCGTGACATTTTGGCTTCAAGTGTAA